Proteins from one Zavarzinia compransoris genomic window:
- a CDS encoding Ppx/GppA phosphatase family protein: MSDLSPEGPEPAGGDVRPGPAVNHPESVDPPVFAALDLGTNNCRLLIAEPARHGTFRIVDAFSRIVRLGEGLASHGRIAEAAIERTLDALQVCAGRMRRRKVTHIRAIATEACRRATNGADFLARARSETGIVLEVISPAEEAQLAVAGCTPLLDPDRRRALVFDIGGGSTELAWLAVKGPDRAEMLDWMSMPLGVVTLAERFGGIEVDDGVYGRMVAEVRAALAPFAARYPAGLAAGDHGFQLLGTSGTVTTLAAVRMNLPRYDRTRVDGSWMTAAEIGRVIDDIRAMSFDRRAANPCIGRDRADLVLAGCAILEAIMEAWPERRLRIADRGLREGVLMGLMAGNRI, from the coding sequence TTGTCGGACTTAAGCCCCGAGGGGCCAGAGCCGGCGGGCGGCGACGTGCGTCCCGGCCCGGCGGTCAATCATCCGGAGTCTGTCGATCCGCCGGTCTTCGCGGCGCTTGATCTCGGCACCAACAATTGCCGGCTGCTGATCGCCGAGCCGGCCCGCCACGGCACGTTCCGCATCGTCGACGCCTTTTCCCGCATCGTCCGCCTGGGCGAGGGGCTGGCCTCCCACGGCCGCATCGCCGAAGCCGCGATCGAGCGCACGCTGGACGCGCTGCAGGTCTGCGCCGGGCGGATGCGCCGGCGCAAGGTCACCCATATCCGGGCGATCGCCACCGAGGCCTGCCGCCGCGCCACCAATGGCGCGGATTTCCTCGCCCGGGCGCGCAGCGAAACCGGCATCGTGCTCGAAGTGATCTCGCCGGCGGAAGAGGCGCAGCTCGCGGTCGCGGGCTGTACCCCGCTGCTCGATCCCGACCGGCGCCGGGCGCTGGTCTTCGATATCGGCGGCGGTTCGACCGAACTCGCCTGGCTGGCGGTCAAGGGGCCGGACCGGGCGGAAATGCTGGACTGGATGTCCATGCCGCTCGGCGTCGTCACCCTGGCCGAGCGTTTCGGCGGGATCGAGGTGGACGACGGCGTCTATGGCCGCATGGTGGCGGAGGTGCGGGCGGCGCTCGCCCCTTTCGCCGCGCGCTATCCGGCCGGGCTGGCCGCCGGCGATCACGGCTTCCAGCTGCTCGGCACCTCGGGTACCGTGACCACCCTGGCAGCGGTGCGCATGAACCTGCCGCGCTATGACCGCACCAGGGTCGACGGGTCCTGGATGACGGCGGCCGAGATCGGGCGGGTGATCGACGATATCAGGGCCATGAGCTTCGACCGGCGGGCGGCCAATCCCTGCATCGGCCGCGACCGCGCCGATCTGGTGCTGGCCGGCTGCGCCATTCTCGAGGCGATCATGGAAGCCTGGCCGGAGCGGCGCCTGCGCATCGCCGACCGGGGCTTGCGCGAAGGCGTGTTGATGGGACTGATGGCGGGTAACAGGATATGA